In the genome of Leucobacter luti, one region contains:
- a CDS encoding MFS transporter, with translation MGIGLVDPILPAISTELGASPSQTMLLFTSYLFITGLAMFFTSWVSGRIGVKRTLIAGLVLVVIFAALAGASGTVDAIIGFRAGWGLGNALFISTALAAIVGAASGGARQAIVLYEAALGVGLATGPLIGGALGNVSWRGPFFGTAALMAIALVAILILLRKPDTAAAPAPTSLLAGFRALRHPALRVLSLVALFYNFGFFVLLAYSPYPMEAAARTAGLEFGASELGLVFFGWGLALAITSVLVAPVLTRTLGLRPVLFSMLGGLTVCLVLLAVFVDSLPGLVTVVVMSGLLLGVMNTALTEAVMEATDLPRNVASSTYSGVRFMGGAVAPAVAGPLAEALGSGAPYLAGAAAVVVAVVVLAVSGRALAHIGRPHETVVDEAAAISAGDS, from the coding sequence ATGGGGATCGGGCTTGTCGATCCGATTCTGCCCGCCATCAGCACGGAGCTCGGCGCAAGCCCCAGCCAGACGATGCTGCTCTTCACGAGTTACCTCTTCATCACGGGGCTCGCGATGTTCTTCACGAGCTGGGTGTCCGGCCGGATCGGAGTGAAGCGCACGCTGATCGCCGGGCTGGTGCTCGTCGTCATCTTCGCTGCCCTCGCAGGCGCTTCAGGAACGGTCGACGCGATTATTGGCTTCCGCGCTGGCTGGGGCTTGGGGAATGCGCTCTTCATTTCGACGGCGCTGGCCGCGATTGTGGGCGCAGCGTCCGGCGGCGCGCGACAAGCGATCGTGCTCTATGAAGCGGCACTCGGAGTGGGGCTCGCGACGGGACCGCTCATCGGCGGTGCGCTCGGCAACGTGTCGTGGCGCGGGCCGTTTTTCGGAACCGCCGCCCTCATGGCGATCGCCCTCGTCGCGATCCTGATCCTGCTGCGGAAACCGGACACCGCGGCGGCGCCGGCACCGACGTCGTTGCTCGCCGGATTCCGTGCACTACGTCACCCTGCGCTGCGGGTGCTGTCGCTCGTTGCCCTGTTCTACAATTTTGGCTTCTTCGTACTACTGGCGTACAGCCCGTACCCAATGGAGGCCGCGGCGCGCACTGCGGGGCTGGAGTTTGGCGCGAGCGAGCTCGGGCTCGTGTTCTTCGGGTGGGGCCTCGCGTTGGCGATCACCTCAGTGCTCGTGGCTCCGGTGCTGACTCGCACACTGGGCTTGCGGCCGGTGCTCTTCAGTATGCTCGGCGGACTGACCGTGTGTCTCGTGTTGCTCGCTGTATTCGTTGACTCGCTGCCTGGGCTCGTCACTGTTGTGGTCATGAGCGGTCTGTTGCTCGGAGTGATGAACACCGCGCTCACCGAGGCCGTGATGGAAGCGACGGATCTCCCGCGCAACGTCGCATCGTCGACATACTCTGGCGTGCGGTTTATGGGTGGAGCCGTTGCGCCAGCAGTCGCAGGGCCACTTGCAGAGGCGCTTGGATCGGGGGCACCATACCTCGCAGGAGCTGCTGCGGTCGTCGTTGCTGTGGTGGTGCTCGCGGTCTCGGGCCGCGCGCTCGCGCACATCGGTCGTCCGCATGAGACCGTGGTCGACGAAGCTGCTGCGATCTCCGCTGGCGACTCATAG
- a CDS encoding CdaR family transcriptional regulator: MVPDSGVSGERTTFLALLSFPPEDPRVAAPLGISAPPLAARLARELDMLIPSTTPASWRAHLGLGATGRGVRSLITSLERVRAAGQLRPSGTVGRVTAQHAERQALAYLVRGLAAAPEVQEYALATLGPLIEHDAAGGTGHSGDLLVVLRAYLDHPTNRSLAAQRARLSRSVFYQRLALIEELLDVDLSDGTTIATLAVALLARGEG; this comes from the coding sequence GTGGTCCCGGATTCGGGGGTCTCCGGTGAGCGTACGACGTTCCTTGCGCTGCTCTCGTTCCCGCCGGAGGATCCCCGAGTCGCGGCCCCGCTGGGGATCAGTGCTCCGCCGCTCGCCGCTCGCCTCGCGCGCGAGCTGGACATGCTCATCCCCTCGACCACACCCGCATCATGGCGCGCGCACCTGGGGCTTGGCGCAACCGGGCGGGGTGTTCGCTCGCTCATCACTTCGCTGGAGCGGGTGCGCGCAGCTGGCCAGTTGCGCCCGTCTGGCACAGTGGGCCGGGTCACCGCGCAGCACGCCGAGCGCCAAGCACTTGCCTACCTCGTACGCGGCTTGGCGGCTGCGCCCGAGGTCCAGGAATATGCGCTGGCCACATTGGGCCCCCTGATCGAGCACGATGCCGCGGGCGGCACCGGGCACAGCGGCGATCTGCTCGTCGTCCTCCGCGCCTATCTCGATCACCCCACGAACCGGTCACTCGCGGCTCAGCGCGCACGGCTCTCCCGCTCAGTCTTTTACCAGCGGCTCGCGCTCATCGAGGAGTTGCTCGACGTAGACCTTTCCGATGGCACAACCATCGCGACACTCGCCGTGGCACTGCTCGCTCGCGGCGAGGGATAG
- a CDS encoding ABC transporter permease, which produces MTPLRTFATAARVLRQLSHDPRSIALLLLAPSLLVGLFAWLMSEDEAAFARTGGPILALFPFVLMFLVTSVTALRERRSGTLERLMTTPLGRADFVLGYALAFGLAATLQAIVTVSFAVLVCGLETTGPIWQLGVVAVLDALLGTGLGLLASAFARTEFQAVQFMPVIVFPQILLGGLLMPRDHMPESLHTISDWLPLSYAIDAVNAVTAGTEGWDLGKPLVVIVGVTIVALVCAAGTLRRRTL; this is translated from the coding sequence ATGACACCTCTGCGCACCTTCGCCACTGCGGCCCGCGTATTGCGGCAGCTGTCGCACGATCCACGTTCGATCGCCCTGCTCCTGCTCGCGCCAAGCCTGCTCGTCGGCCTGTTTGCCTGGCTGATGAGCGAGGATGAGGCCGCGTTTGCACGCACCGGCGGCCCGATCCTCGCGCTGTTTCCGTTCGTGCTGATGTTCTTGGTTACCTCGGTCACGGCGTTGCGAGAGCGACGATCCGGCACTCTGGAGCGGCTCATGACCACACCGCTCGGAAGAGCTGACTTCGTGCTCGGCTACGCGCTTGCCTTTGGACTTGCGGCGACGCTGCAAGCGATCGTGACGGTGAGCTTCGCGGTGCTCGTGTGCGGGCTGGAGACGACGGGGCCGATCTGGCAGCTCGGCGTGGTCGCCGTGCTTGACGCGCTGCTCGGCACGGGGCTCGGACTGCTGGCGAGTGCGTTCGCACGCACCGAGTTTCAGGCCGTGCAGTTCATGCCGGTGATCGTGTTTCCGCAAATTCTGCTCGGGGGGCTGCTGATGCCGCGGGATCACATGCCTGAGTCGCTGCACACGATCTCGGATTGGTTGCCGCTGAGCTACGCGATCGATGCGGTCAACGCCGTTACCGCGGGGACCGAGGGCTGGGATCTGGGGAAGCCGCTCGTGGTGATCGTCGGAGTGACGATCGTGGCGCTGGTGTGCGCCGCAGGCACTCTGCGGCGGCGCACGCTCTAG
- a CDS encoding MarR family winged helix-turn-helix transcriptional regulator — translation MNSAARTDIRLTNEAWEALMTAHATLMGTFGGEGMWKEASVREYDVLYTIAKRGEPMRICEIQDSVLLSQPALSRMIDRLATRGLIDRAADEHDGRAVRVSLTTEGARVQREIGRAHAKSVARELGSALSTDELHELERLCRKLVTPAVSASPAPHGA, via the coding sequence ATGAACTCCGCCGCGCGCACCGATATTCGCCTCACCAACGAGGCGTGGGAAGCGCTCATGACCGCACACGCCACGCTCATGGGGACCTTCGGTGGCGAGGGAATGTGGAAAGAAGCGAGCGTGCGTGAGTACGACGTGCTGTACACGATCGCCAAACGGGGGGAACCGATGCGGATCTGCGAGATTCAGGACAGCGTGCTTCTCAGCCAGCCTGCCCTGTCCCGCATGATCGACCGGCTCGCGACTCGCGGTCTGATCGACCGCGCGGCCGACGAACACGACGGCCGCGCGGTGCGCGTCTCACTCACCACTGAGGGCGCACGGGTGCAGCGCGAGATCGGGCGAGCCCACGCAAAAAGCGTGGCTCGCGAACTCGGCTCGGCACTCTCCACTGACGAACTCCACGAACTCGAGCGACTCTGCCGCAAGCTCGTGACGCCTGCAGTGTCCGCGTCTCCTGCGCCACACGGGGCGTAG
- a CDS encoding CE1759 family FMN reductase: protein MNTPFDGAATLTDPELTAAHRTVSLALVSAGTSDPSTTTMLARRVAEQAARLGEKQGLRVEARLIDLRVLAADVTTALVTQHVSPALQEASDIMREADGIIASTPVYKAGASGLFTSFFQVLDNDLLIGTPVVLAATAGSARHALVVDDQIRGMFAYLRTISVPTALFAEPDDWTRSDFSGRIERAATELIALISGDFRTAVRGESWAAYQHSFGSAGGTELGIDLSSDLMRLATGGAA from the coding sequence ATGAACACACCCTTTGACGGCGCAGCCACCCTGACGGATCCTGAGCTCACGGCAGCCCACCGTACCGTCTCACTCGCACTCGTGAGCGCTGGCACGAGCGACCCATCCACCACCACAATGCTCGCCCGCCGAGTCGCGGAGCAGGCCGCACGGCTCGGCGAAAAACAGGGCTTGCGCGTCGAGGCACGGCTCATCGACCTGCGCGTCCTTGCCGCAGACGTCACCACCGCGCTTGTAACACAGCACGTGTCTCCCGCGCTCCAGGAAGCGAGCGACATCATGCGCGAGGCCGATGGCATCATCGCTTCGACGCCGGTCTACAAGGCAGGTGCGAGCGGGCTGTTCACTTCATTCTTCCAAGTGCTCGACAACGACCTGCTGATCGGCACGCCCGTGGTGCTTGCGGCGACCGCGGGCAGCGCACGGCACGCACTCGTTGTGGACGACCAGATCCGCGGCATGTTCGCGTATCTCCGCACGATCAGTGTGCCCACCGCGCTCTTCGCGGAGCCCGACGACTGGACCCGGAGCGACTTCAGTGGCCGGATCGAGCGCGCAGCGACCGAACTGATCGCACTGATCTCCGGCGATTTCCGCACGGCCGTGCGCGGTGAATCCTGGGCGGCGTACCAGCATTCCTTCGGCAGCGCAGGCGGCACCGAGCTTGGGATTGATCTCTCCTCGGACCTCATGCGCCTCGCGACGGGCGGCGCGGCCTAG
- a CDS encoding MarR family winged helix-turn-helix transcriptional regulator, which translates to MSDVSRGEDRLALDLLLATARFSRTVGRVPGVHYSTVAWRVLSELSSAPARISTLAHGQRVAQPTMTALVQRLEGEGWVARAPDPEDGRAMLVSATDSGRAALADYRHAAAAAVDPHLAGLTDFDRATLARAAELLQQLSEAVGDPSG; encoded by the coding sequence TTGAGCGATGTATCTCGGGGAGAGGATCGCCTGGCTTTGGATTTGCTGCTCGCTACCGCGCGTTTTAGTCGGACCGTCGGTCGCGTGCCTGGAGTGCACTACTCGACCGTCGCGTGGCGTGTGCTTTCCGAGCTCAGCTCCGCGCCCGCGAGGATCAGTACGCTGGCGCACGGGCAGCGGGTCGCACAGCCGACGATGACCGCGCTCGTGCAGCGCCTCGAAGGAGAGGGCTGGGTGGCCCGTGCTCCCGACCCCGAAGACGGGCGTGCGATGCTCGTGTCCGCGACAGATAGTGGCCGCGCCGCACTTGCGGACTACCGGCACGCCGCGGCAGCGGCGGTGGATCCGCACCTTGCCGGACTGACTGACTTCGATCGGGCGACGCTCGCCCGCGCTGCAGAACTGCTGCAGCAGTTGAGCGAGGCCGTGGGCGATCCTTCGGGATAG
- a CDS encoding MFS transporter, which produces MTATTVSAQARNAAPRSQKRTVFATSVGNALEWFDWQIYATFAPFIAAQLFNAENPVSSLLQTFAIFAVGFLARPLGGLLFGLIADRRGRKVSLILAVTAASLGSLIIGLTPTHAAIGAWAAVILLVARLIQGLAHGGEMPAAQTYLSEIAAPTKRGLWSSLIYVSGTTGILCATLFGAVLTGVISETAMQEWGWRIPFFVAAAFGLFVLLMRVGMQETEAFETGRVQTLTDARPTPLMSAGRAALLVILLTLGATVSFYVWGVTAPAVATATHGMAPGAALWAGAGGIVLFIAVLPLWGALSDRIGRRPVLLISLLGTAALYFPMQNLMSDQPWTLLVATGTVLVFLAGTMSILPAVFAELFPTHIRTVGTAVPYSIAVALFGGTSPYLQTYFGAQLELPWLFSLYAVLLLLISAATAFFLLPETKGRAL; this is translated from the coding sequence ATGACCGCCACCACAGTCTCCGCACAGGCGCGGAACGCAGCGCCACGATCACAAAAGCGAACCGTCTTCGCGACCAGCGTCGGCAACGCACTCGAATGGTTTGACTGGCAGATCTATGCGACGTTTGCGCCCTTCATCGCCGCCCAACTGTTCAACGCCGAGAATCCGGTCTCATCCCTGCTACAGACCTTCGCGATCTTCGCGGTCGGCTTCCTCGCCCGCCCGCTCGGCGGCTTGCTGTTCGGCTTGATCGCTGACCGCCGCGGTCGGAAGGTCTCCCTCATCCTCGCGGTCACCGCTGCCTCGCTCGGGAGCCTGATCATCGGGCTGACGCCGACCCACGCAGCGATCGGTGCGTGGGCCGCGGTGATCCTGCTCGTCGCCCGCCTGATCCAGGGCCTTGCTCACGGTGGGGAGATGCCAGCCGCCCAAACCTACCTCTCCGAGATCGCGGCACCCACCAAGCGCGGACTGTGGTCGTCACTGATCTACGTTTCCGGGACCACGGGCATCCTGTGCGCCACCCTGTTCGGCGCAGTGCTCACCGGGGTCATCAGTGAGACGGCCATGCAGGAGTGGGGCTGGCGGATCCCGTTCTTCGTCGCTGCGGCGTTTGGTCTCTTCGTGCTCCTGATGCGTGTGGGGATGCAGGAGACCGAGGCATTCGAGACGGGCCGGGTACAGACTCTCACTGATGCACGCCCCACTCCGCTGATGTCGGCCGGCCGCGCGGCGCTGCTCGTGATCCTGCTCACCCTTGGCGCGACTGTGTCCTTCTACGTCTGGGGCGTCACCGCCCCCGCCGTCGCAACGGCGACGCACGGCATGGCACCTGGCGCTGCGCTCTGGGCCGGGGCAGGCGGCATTGTGCTATTCATTGCAGTGCTTCCGCTGTGGGGTGCACTCTCTGACAGGATTGGCCGCAGGCCGGTGCTCCTGATCAGCCTGCTGGGCACGGCTGCGTTGTACTTCCCCATGCAGAATCTCATGTCCGATCAGCCGTGGACACTGCTTGTCGCGACTGGAACAGTCTTGGTGTTCCTGGCCGGCACCATGTCCATCTTGCCCGCGGTGTTTGCCGAGCTGTTCCCCACCCATATTCGCACCGTCGGCACCGCAGTCCCCTACAGCATCGCGGTGGCACTGTTCGGCGGCACGTCACCGTATCTGCAGACCTATTTCGGCGCACAGCTGGAATTGCCGTGGCTGTTCTCACTGTACGCAGTACTCCTGCTGCTGATCTCTGCAGCAACCGCGTTCTTCCTGCTGCCTGAGACAAAGGGTCGCGCGCTGTAG
- a CDS encoding aspartate aminotransferase family protein: MADYIDLNGAEQQFGDTEAQREVRANDRQYVFHSWSAQGAINPLPIAKGEGVRFWDYDGTEYLDFSSQLVNLNLGHQHPGLVQAIQEQAGRLATIQPAMANDVRGELAKRIVEHSFEGARSVFFTNGGADAIEYAVRMARHHTGRQKVLSRYRSYHGSTGTAITLTGEPRRWANGTLDAGVVHFIGPYPYRSAFYAETPEQESERALAHLRQTIELEGPDTIAAIILESVTGTNGILIPPPGYLAGVRALCDEFGIMLVCDEVMAGFGRTGEWFAYQAFGVNPDLVTFAKGVNSGYVPLGGVVISEAIHATFEQRAFPGGLTYSGHPLACAAGVATFDIFEEEGILERVRDLGERVVRPRLEAMAAKHPAVGEVRGTGLFWAIELVKDPATREPLIPFNAAGEAAAPFNAVVAACKAAGLWPFAAGNRLQVAPPLIISEDDLIAGLEIIDAALDVADGYVTA, from the coding sequence ATGGCTGACTACATTGATCTGAACGGCGCTGAGCAGCAGTTCGGCGACACCGAGGCGCAGCGCGAGGTGCGCGCGAACGATCGCCAGTACGTATTCCACTCGTGGTCGGCGCAGGGGGCCATCAACCCCCTGCCCATCGCGAAGGGCGAGGGCGTGCGCTTCTGGGACTACGACGGCACGGAATACCTCGACTTCTCGTCGCAGCTCGTTAATCTGAACCTGGGGCACCAGCACCCCGGTCTCGTGCAGGCGATCCAGGAGCAGGCCGGTCGTCTCGCGACCATCCAGCCCGCGATGGCGAATGACGTGCGTGGCGAGCTCGCGAAGCGCATTGTGGAGCACTCCTTCGAGGGTGCGCGCTCGGTGTTCTTCACGAACGGCGGCGCGGACGCGATCGAGTATGCCGTGCGCATGGCGCGGCACCACACCGGGCGCCAGAAGGTGCTCTCGCGCTACCGCTCGTACCACGGCTCCACTGGCACGGCGATTACCCTCACGGGTGAGCCCCGGCGCTGGGCAAACGGCACGCTTGACGCTGGCGTTGTTCACTTCATCGGACCGTACCCGTACCGCTCGGCGTTCTACGCGGAGACCCCTGAGCAAGAGTCGGAGCGGGCGTTGGCGCACCTGCGTCAGACGATCGAGCTGGAAGGTCCCGACACGATTGCCGCGATCATCCTCGAGTCGGTGACTGGCACGAACGGGATCTTAATCCCGCCGCCCGGGTACCTTGCCGGCGTGCGCGCGCTGTGTGACGAGTTCGGCATCATGCTGGTCTGCGATGAGGTGATGGCCGGCTTCGGTCGCACCGGTGAGTGGTTTGCCTACCAGGCATTCGGCGTAAACCCTGATCTCGTGACCTTCGCGAAGGGCGTCAACTCGGGCTACGTCCCGCTCGGCGGAGTCGTCATCAGCGAGGCGATCCACGCGACGTTCGAGCAGCGCGCATTCCCCGGTGGCCTGACCTACTCCGGCCACCCGCTGGCCTGCGCCGCTGGCGTTGCCACCTTCGATATTTTCGAGGAAGAGGGCATTCTGGAGCGCGTACGCGATCTGGGTGAGCGCGTCGTGCGTCCGCGCCTCGAGGCAATGGCAGCAAAGCACCCGGCAGTGGGCGAGGTGCGCGGCACGGGGCTGTTCTGGGCGATCGAGCTCGTGAAAGACCCGGCGACGCGTGAGCCACTCATTCCGTTCAACGCGGCCGGTGAAGCTGCTGCCCCGTTCAATGCGGTCGTTGCCGCGTGTAAGGCTGCAGGCCTCTGGCCGTTCGCGGCTGGCAACCGTCTCCAGGTGGCGCCGCCACTGATCATCTCCGAGGACGATCTGATCGCAGGCCTCGAGATCATCGATGCCGCACTCGACGTCGCTGACGGGTACGTGACGGCGTAG
- a CDS encoding PucR family transcriptional regulator ligand-binding domain-containing protein, with translation MVAGTGAFGLLDGAELILTTGAGWPSDAAALEDLSAALVGADPAAVVLELGANFSAAPVELIRACEERTIPLILLHREVRFVQITQRIHQLVLAAQTEALAARTEVHEMLTELGLNRSPVDYVIERLAETIGAPVVLEDSAEHVVAWAARDRDPESVLAPWTAAGPRSLPAGSERIAVGHKGEAGVTSLRFPGQPTRPAGAPCLNSGHLRSPSAGSPTRLANSGYS, from the coding sequence GTGGTCGCGGGGACGGGCGCGTTCGGTCTGCTCGACGGCGCAGAGCTGATCCTCACGACAGGGGCCGGCTGGCCCAGCGATGCTGCAGCGCTCGAAGATCTCTCAGCAGCACTGGTTGGCGCCGATCCTGCTGCGGTCGTGCTGGAACTCGGGGCGAACTTCAGTGCGGCGCCCGTCGAGCTAATCCGGGCATGTGAGGAGCGCACGATTCCGCTCATCCTGCTCCACCGTGAGGTGCGCTTCGTGCAGATCACTCAGCGGATCCACCAGCTCGTACTCGCCGCGCAGACCGAGGCGCTCGCCGCCCGAACCGAAGTGCACGAGATGCTCACCGAACTCGGTCTCAACCGCAGCCCCGTTGACTACGTGATCGAGCGGCTCGCGGAGACGATCGGGGCTCCTGTGGTGCTTGAAGACTCTGCGGAGCATGTGGTGGCGTGGGCGGCGCGTGATCGGGACCCCGAATCAGTGCTTGCCCCGTGGACCGCCGCCGGCCCGCGCTCACTCCCGGCCGGCTCTGAACGCATCGCCGTCGGGCACAAGGGCGAAGCTGGGGTCACCTCGCTGCGCTTCCCGGGCCAGCCCACCCGGCCGGCCGGCGCACCGTGCTTGAACTCGGGGCACTTGCGCTCGCCCTCGGCAGGCTCGCCGACACGACTGGCGAACAGTGGTTACAGCTGA
- a CDS encoding CE1758 family FMN-dependent luciferase-like monooxygenase: MEFGIFSVSDVTRDPVADRTPSEAERIEGLAQIAVHAEATGFDVFAIGEHHNPPFFSSSPTTFLAYIAALTTTLKLSTSTTLITTNDPVRIAEEYAMLQHLAKGRMDLMLGRGNTAPVYPWFGKDIRSALPLALENYNLLHRLWREDVVDAEGNFRTPLQGFTSTPRPLDDVPPFVWHGSIRTPEIAEQAAYYGDGFFANHLFAPSEHFLRLVRFYRERFEHYGHGTQKQAIVGLGGQAFVAKKSQDAVAQFRPYFAEAPVYGHGPKLEDFTQQTPLTVGSPQEIIDKTLTFRDTFGDYQRQMFLVDHAGLPLKMVLEQLDMLGSEVIPVLRREMAAGRDPEVPESPSHESLVRAKYGDAEPRQPRPNANRGDNVTGGSPYQDSPAKSGAAFGLS; the protein is encoded by the coding sequence ATGGAATTCGGGATCTTCTCGGTCAGCGACGTTACCCGCGACCCCGTCGCCGATAGAACGCCCAGCGAGGCGGAACGCATCGAGGGGCTGGCGCAGATCGCCGTGCACGCCGAGGCCACCGGCTTCGACGTCTTCGCGATTGGCGAGCACCACAATCCGCCGTTCTTCTCGTCGAGCCCGACCACATTCCTCGCCTACATCGCAGCGCTCACGACCACGCTGAAGCTCAGCACGTCGACCACGCTCATCACCACGAACGATCCAGTGCGCATCGCCGAGGAATACGCGATGCTGCAGCACCTCGCCAAGGGCCGCATGGACCTCATGCTCGGTCGCGGCAACACCGCACCCGTGTACCCGTGGTTCGGCAAAGACATTCGCTCGGCGCTGCCGCTCGCACTCGAGAACTACAACCTCTTGCACCGTCTGTGGCGCGAAGACGTCGTGGACGCCGAGGGGAACTTCCGCACGCCGCTGCAAGGTTTCACTTCAACGCCCCGTCCACTCGACGACGTGCCGCCGTTCGTGTGGCACGGTTCGATCCGCACCCCCGAGATCGCTGAGCAGGCGGCGTACTACGGCGACGGCTTCTTCGCGAACCACCTCTTCGCTCCGTCAGAGCATTTCCTGCGCCTCGTCCGGTTCTACCGCGAGCGCTTCGAGCACTACGGACACGGTACCCAGAAACAGGCGATCGTGGGGCTGGGCGGGCAGGCATTCGTCGCGAAGAAGTCACAGGACGCCGTCGCGCAGTTCCGGCCCTACTTCGCGGAGGCCCCGGTCTATGGCCACGGCCCCAAGCTCGAGGACTTCACGCAGCAAACGCCGCTCACCGTTGGGAGCCCGCAGGAGATCATCGACAAGACGCTCACCTTCCGCGACACCTTCGGGGACTACCAGCGACAGATGTTCCTCGTGGATCACGCGGGCCTCCCGCTGAAGATGGTGCTCGAACAGCTCGATATGCTGGGCTCCGAGGTCATCCCAGTGCTCCGCCGCGAAATGGCGGCAGGGCGCGATCCTGAGGTCCCCGAATCTCCGAGCCACGAAAGCCTCGTCCGCGCAAAGTACGGAGACGCCGAGCCGCGCCAGCCGCGTCCCAATGCGAACCGCGGAGACAATGTGACCGGCGGCTCCCCTTACCAGGATTCGCCAGCCAAATCTGGCGCTGCGTTCGGTCTGAGCTAG
- a CDS encoding CoA-acylating methylmalonate-semialdehyde dehydrogenase: MARIPHVIGGEKVEAGERFQPVFNPATGEQQHELGIASAETVEQAIAAAQAALPMWRKTSLTKRADVFFNLRQLLKQRTPELAAIVTSEHGKVLSDAAGEIARGLENVEFASGLLHLLKGERDEQVSTGVDVHSIKQPVGVVAAITPFNFPVMVPLWMIASAIACGNTVVLKPSERDPSASVFIADLFREAGLPDGVLNVVHGDKVAVDTLLDSRDVKAISFVGSTPIAKYIYERAAGNGKRVQALGGAKNHMIVMPDADLNMSADAAVSAAYGSAGERCMAVSVVVAVGDIADELVGKIADRIKDLKIGDGTDPASEMGPLITKEAKERVESYVAGAEAEGATVVVDGRETQFEGNGFFTGVSLVDHVKTDSKMYLDEIFGPVLAVVRVATYEEGVQLINDHQFGNGTAIFTRDGGVARQFEFEVEAGMVGINVPIPVPVGSFSFGGWKDSLFGDSHIYGPESINFYTRSKVVTTRWPNPDQSKVDLGFPSNS, encoded by the coding sequence ATGGCACGCATTCCCCACGTTATTGGCGGCGAAAAGGTTGAGGCCGGCGAGCGCTTCCAGCCTGTCTTCAACCCGGCGACCGGCGAGCAGCAGCACGAGCTGGGTATCGCTTCGGCTGAGACCGTGGAGCAGGCCATCGCGGCTGCGCAGGCAGCACTGCCGATGTGGCGCAAGACGAGCCTCACGAAGCGTGCGGACGTGTTCTTCAATCTGCGTCAGCTCCTGAAGCAGCGCACCCCCGAGCTGGCGGCGATCGTCACGAGCGAGCACGGCAAGGTGCTCTCGGACGCCGCGGGTGAGATCGCGCGCGGCCTGGAGAACGTTGAGTTCGCGTCCGGTCTCCTGCACCTCCTCAAGGGTGAGCGCGATGAGCAGGTGTCGACCGGTGTCGACGTGCACTCGATCAAGCAGCCGGTTGGCGTCGTTGCTGCGATCACTCCGTTCAACTTCCCGGTCATGGTGCCGCTGTGGATGATCGCATCAGCAATCGCCTGCGGCAACACGGTCGTCCTCAAGCCCTCCGAGCGTGATCCGTCCGCCTCGGTCTTCATCGCGGATCTGTTCCGCGAGGCAGGCCTGCCCGACGGCGTACTCAACGTCGTCCACGGCGACAAGGTCGCTGTCGATACTCTGCTCGACAGCCGCGACGTCAAGGCGATCAGCTTTGTTGGCTCGACTCCGATCGCAAAGTACATTTACGAGCGCGCAGCTGGCAACGGCAAGCGCGTGCAGGCACTTGGCGGCGCGAAGAACCACATGATCGTGATGCCGGACGCTGACCTCAACATGTCTGCTGACGCAGCGGTCTCCGCGGCGTACGGCTCGGCAGGCGAGCGCTGCATGGCCGTTTCGGTCGTGGTGGCCGTCGGCGACATCGCTGACGAGCTCGTCGGCAAGATCGCCGACCGCATCAAGGATCTGAAGATCGGCGACGGCACGGATCCCGCATCGGAGATGGGCCCGCTCATCACGAAGGAAGCCAAGGAGCGCGTCGAGTCCTACGTCGCAGGTGCCGAGGCCGAGGGTGCGACGGTCGTCGTTGACGGGCGCGAGACCCAGTTCGAGGGCAACGGCTTCTTCACGGGTGTCTCGCTTGTCGATCACGTCAAGACCGACAGCAAGATGTACCTCGACGAGATCTTCGGGCCGGTGCTCGCCGTCGTGCGAGTCGCCACCTATGAAGAGGGCGTGCAGCTGATTAACGATCACCAGTTCGGCAACGGCACAGCGATCTTCACGCGTGACGGCGGCGTCGCTCGCCAGTTCGAGTTTGAAGTTGAGGCCGGCATGGTGGGCATCAACGTCCCGATCCCCGTTCCGGTTGGTTCCTTCTCGTTCGGGGGGTGGAAGGATTCACTGTTCGGTGATTCCCACATCTACGGCCCTGAGTCGATCAACTTCTACACCCGCTCCAAGGTGGTCACCACCCGCTGGCCGAACCCGGACCAGTCGAAGGTCGACCTCGGCTTCCCGAGCAACAGCTAA